The following is a genomic window from Candidatus Moraniibacteriota bacterium.
CGAAATTGCAAAAGTGAGGTAGGGATCAATAGTAGTTGAAACGACTACTTGATCGTCATCTACGATAGCGGTTGCCACCTGACCTGTATCTGAAGCGGTTGCAATGCCGATAATATATGTTCCAGCCGTTGTTGGATTTACGACTTGGTGAGTTCCTGTTCCTCCTGTTGTAGCATTCGTTCCTACCTCAATGATGACTTTCCAACCAGCGGTAATGGCGGTGCCGCCACTTGTCGGATAAGTGAGAGTGAGTGTTCGATTGCCGGTGCCACCAAAAGCCGCTCCCCATGTTGACGCTCCGGCGGTTCCGGCAAGTGTCTGGTCGTTTTCTGTGCCGCCAGCTCCGTAGGAAAGGTCTATGTCACTAAAGACAACGCCAGTCGTAACATAATCGGAGGGAAGTGTAACGACAATAGTGCCACTCGACATGGCCGATGTCGAAGTGAAGAGAAGTGTGTGGTTGGCCGCGGTGTTTTTCTTGATGCGACTCTGGGTATCGGAGAGCGCGGTGAGCGAGGCGGCGGATGTGGTTTGTACGTATGCGGCTGAAAGTAAAGAAAAAGAGAGGATAATGACAAGCCCCCCGGTTACAATACTTTTATTTATCCGCGCTCGAATATTTCTTTGAATGTGCACTCCGAACGACATATTTTTGGTTTTGCAGTGAGGCACTTTCCAAACAACACACAACGAGTGCTTCTCGCGTGACATAAGTATAGAGCTTTTCTGTTTTTTCGACAAAGGAACAAATGCTGCGTGTCAAGAGGCTGCCTACCCTTCACTTTTCTTGGGCGCTCCGCTAGGATAGGGAGTATGAAGAAAATATTGCAGCAGGCTCTACGAGAGGCATTCCAATCGCTGTGTCGCGAAGGTGTCTTTTTGATTTCACAAGAACAGCGGGAGGGACTGATATTTGAGGTGACGGTTCCGAAAGATGATTTGCATGGGGATTACACATCGAGTGTTGCACTGTCTCTGGCTGGTCGTCTGAAGCAGTTGCCGATTGATATCGCGCATACCTTAAAAGAGAAACTCTCGCAGAACGAGCGATTGAGCCAATTTTCGGTCGAAGTCGTTGCGCCTGGTTATGTCAATTTCTCTCTTACTCCAGAAGCATTGTCGGATATGGTGGCTGATATCTGCAGACAAGGGAGGACATATGGATCTCGTGCCGACGATAAGCAACGGAAGATCCTTTTGGAGTTTGTGTCTGCCAATCCGACCGGGCCGCTCCATATGGGGAATACGCGGGGAGGTTTTTTCGGGGAGACGCTCGCGCGGGTTTTGAGGAAGTGTGGCGCCAATATTGCCACGGAATATTATGTGAATGATGCCGGGGAACAGGTGGACAAGCTGGGACACAGTGTGCTTCGAGATGCTGACGCGGTATATGCAGGTGATTATATAGACCGTCTTGCTGAGAGATGGTCACGAGAGGGCGAAGGTTTTCGTGGGACTGATCCGCGATCGATCGGAGAATGGGCGGGGAGCATTATTCTCGAAGAATATATCAAGCCAACACTTCGTGAGAAAATGGGTATAGCTTTCGATGTGTTCATTTCCGAGAGAGATGACATTATCCGGTCAGGTTTTGTTGATAAAGCAATTTCACTGCTTGCGGAGAAAGGATTGACGTATGAGGAATCGGGTGCACTGTGGCTTCGGACGACCCAGTATGGTGACGACAAGGATCGCGTGCTTGTGAAGGCGAATGGGATCAAAACCTATTTCGCATCGGATTGCGGATATCTGCTCCACAAACGAGAACGCGATTTCGAAGAAATTTACGAAGTGTGGGGCGCGGATCACCACGGATATGTGGCGAGGTTCCTCGCGGCAGCGGAGGCGCTTGGATTCTCTCGGGATCAGGTGAAATTCACATTGGTTCAAATGGTGCGGCTCGTGAAGGATGGCAAGGAAGTCCGCATGTCCAAGCGCGCCGGGAACGTCGTGACGGTAGATGAGTTGCTCGGTCGAATCGATGCGGAAGTTGTAAGATTCTTTTTCCTTATGTATTCTCCCGATACGCACATGAACTTTGACATGGGACTCGCTGAGGAACAAAGTAAGAAGAACCCGGTCTTCTACGTGCAATATGCGCATGCTCGTATGGCGAGTATTTTCCGAAAAGCAGAAGAGGAACTTGATCTAGATTCGAGTCAATATTCTGCTAAAGAGAGTGGAACACATTTGCGAAATTCGAAAGAAATTCTTCTGGCGCGGCATCTGGCGAAGTTTCCGGACATGCTCTGCCTGATTGCTGAAACATCCGCTGTGCATCAGTTGCCGCAATATGCCATTCGATTGGCGGATCTTTTCCACTCGTTTTATGGTGAATGCACCGTGATCGATACGGAAGATATGAATACGACTC
Proteins encoded in this region:
- a CDS encoding arginine--tRNA ligase, which translates into the protein MKKILQQALREAFQSLCREGVFLISQEQREGLIFEVTVPKDDLHGDYTSSVALSLAGRLKQLPIDIAHTLKEKLSQNERLSQFSVEVVAPGYVNFSLTPEALSDMVADICRQGRTYGSRADDKQRKILLEFVSANPTGPLHMGNTRGGFFGETLARVLRKCGANIATEYYVNDAGEQVDKLGHSVLRDADAVYAGDYIDRLAERWSREGEGFRGTDPRSIGEWAGSIILEEYIKPTLREKMGIAFDVFISERDDIIRSGFVDKAISLLAEKGLTYEESGALWLRTTQYGDDKDRVLVKANGIKTYFASDCGYLLHKRERDFEEIYEVWGADHHGYVARFLAAAEALGFSRDQVKFTLVQMVRLVKDGKEVRMSKRAGNVVTVDELLGRIDAEVVRFFFLMYSPDTHMNFDMGLAEEQSKKNPVFYVQYAHARMASIFRKAEEELDLDSSQYSAKESGTHLRNSKEILLARHLAKFPDMLCLIAETSAVHQLPQYAIRLADLFHSFYGECTVIDTEDMNTTRLRLALVGATKNVLAETLRLIGVSAPEKM